From Enterococcus mediterraneensis, the proteins below share one genomic window:
- a CDS encoding NAD(P)H-hydrate dehydratase — protein sequence MKEFTKELLAKVIHPRPAESHKGDYGKVVLIGGNQQYGGAIMMSAEACVYGGAGLTTVATHPKNHASLHARLPEVMVLDWQEEQTLAKVIESADVILIGPGLGEDEHAKRLLHFVLQTQKEQWLVIDGSAITLFSEGDYSLPKPEKTIFTPHQMEWQRLSGIPVEKQEAAANQRAQQKIGATIVLKSHRTEIYTADKIYKNPAGDPAMATGGMGDTLAGIITAFLGQFTQDIQTISAAVYLHSLIGDQLAQDHYVVLPTAISHLLPIWMKKIAENS from the coding sequence ATGAAAGAATTCACAAAAGAACTTTTAGCGAAGGTGATCCATCCGCGACCAGCGGAATCCCACAAAGGCGACTATGGAAAAGTGGTTTTGATCGGCGGTAATCAGCAATATGGTGGAGCCATCATGATGAGCGCAGAAGCCTGTGTTTATGGCGGTGCAGGATTGACGACAGTTGCTACGCATCCAAAAAATCACGCTTCTTTACACGCACGTCTGCCGGAGGTCATGGTTTTGGATTGGCAAGAGGAGCAGACACTTGCAAAAGTAATCGAAAGTGCCGATGTGATCTTGATCGGACCGGGTTTAGGAGAAGACGAACACGCCAAAAGACTGCTGCACTTTGTATTGCAAACACAAAAAGAACAATGGTTAGTGATCGATGGCTCAGCTATTACCTTGTTTTCTGAAGGAGATTATTCCCTTCCAAAGCCGGAAAAAACGATTTTCACTCCCCATCAGATGGAATGGCAGCGTCTGAGCGGTATCCCTGTCGAGAAACAAGAAGCTGCCGCCAATCAACGAGCCCAGCAAAAAATCGGCGCGACGATCGTATTGAAAAGTCATCGGACTGAAATCTACACCGCTGATAAAATCTATAAAAATCCTGCCGGCGATCCAGCAATGGCAACAGGGGGAATGGGCGACACATTGGCAGGGATCATCACAGCTTTTTTAGGTCAATTTACCCAAGATATACAAACGATCAGCGCCGCAGTCTACCTTCATAGTCTGATTGGCGACCAATTGGCGCAAGACCATTACGTCGTGTTGCCAACAGCTATCAGTCACTTGCTGCCTATTTGGATGAAAAAGATTGCTGAAAACAGCTAA
- the pepV gene encoding dipeptidase PepV, whose product MTIDWQKEVEARKDDLLKDLFDLLRINSERDDSKKTADAPFGPGPRDALLHMLGYGERDGFTVKNVDNYAGHIEYGEGDETLGIFGHMDVVPAGDGWDTDPYEPVLKDGKIFARGSSDDKGPSMAAYYALKIIKELELPLTKKIRFVVGSDEESGWGDMNYYFEHEEKPDFGFSPDAEFPIINGEKGNVTLKLHFSGDNSGEYTLNEFAAGLRENMVPGAAKAQVTVPSAEAAAELEKAFAEFTTANPVSGTVKADGNTVAIELVGKSAHGASPQAGINAGTFLALFLDQYAFAGGGKNFLHTAATYIHEDFYGEKSGVAHEDAKMGKLTMNAGLFAFAADQAESENYIALNFRYPKGVTADDLENELNNVVSKENASIVRGERNMAPHYVPENDPLVATLLQVYEDHTGEKGHEQIIGGGTYGRLLERGVAYGAMFPGYTDTMHQANEFMTLDDLLRAAAIYADAIYRLAK is encoded by the coding sequence ATGACAATCGATTGGCAAAAAGAAGTCGAAGCTCGGAAAGACGACTTGTTGAAAGATTTATTTGATCTATTAAGAATCAACAGTGAACGAGACGACTCAAAAAAAACAGCGGACGCTCCATTTGGTCCAGGACCTCGTGACGCGCTGCTGCATATGTTAGGATACGGCGAACGAGACGGCTTTACCGTGAAAAATGTCGATAACTATGCTGGACATATCGAATATGGCGAAGGTGATGAAACATTAGGGATCTTTGGTCATATGGATGTGGTGCCTGCTGGAGATGGCTGGGATACAGATCCTTATGAACCAGTATTGAAAGACGGCAAGATCTTTGCTCGCGGTTCTTCCGATGACAAAGGGCCAAGTATGGCTGCTTATTATGCATTGAAGATCATCAAAGAATTGGAACTGCCATTAACAAAGAAAATCCGTTTTGTTGTAGGTAGTGACGAAGAGTCCGGCTGGGGCGACATGAACTACTACTTTGAACATGAAGAAAAACCTGATTTCGGTTTCTCACCGGATGCAGAATTTCCGATCATCAACGGTGAAAAAGGAAATGTGACATTGAAACTGCATTTTTCCGGTGATAATTCCGGCGAATATACATTAAACGAATTTGCTGCCGGTTTGCGGGAAAATATGGTACCTGGTGCGGCAAAAGCTCAAGTTACTGTACCATCAGCAGAAGCGGCTGCCGAATTGGAAAAAGCATTCGCAGAATTCACGACAGCTAATCCTGTCAGCGGAACTGTCAAAGCGGACGGCAATACTGTTGCAATCGAATTAGTTGGTAAAAGCGCGCACGGCGCAAGCCCACAAGCAGGGATCAATGCCGGTACTTTCTTGGCTCTGTTCTTAGATCAATATGCGTTTGCCGGCGGCGGGAAAAACTTCCTGCACACTGCGGCAACTTATATCCATGAAGACTTCTACGGTGAAAAATCCGGTGTCGCTCATGAAGATGCAAAAATGGGCAAATTGACGATGAACGCTGGGTTGTTCGCGTTTGCTGCAGATCAAGCGGAATCTGAAAACTACATCGCATTGAACTTCCGTTATCCAAAAGGTGTGACAGCAGATGATCTTGAAAACGAATTGAACAACGTCGTTTCCAAAGAAAATGCTTCGATCGTTCGTGGTGAACGCAATATGGCGCCCCACTATGTACCTGAAAATGATCCATTGGTAGCGACTCTTCTACAAGTTTATGAAGATCATACCGGTGAAAAAGGACACGAACAAATCATCGGCGGCGGCACATACGGACGTCTGTTGGAACGCGGTGTCGCATACGGCGCGATGTTCCCAGGCTATACGGATACGATGCACCAAGCAAATGAATTCATGACATTAGACGATCTGTTGCGCGCAGCAGCTATTTATGCTGATGCCATCTATCGTTTGGCGAAGTAA
- a CDS encoding ArsR/SmtB family transcription factor: MQLEITQEALPVYEALASNVRIKIIQLLSKNKMNVKEIAHELGLSSAIVTMHIKKLEEAKIIKTERIGQQKISSLRVDHIDINFPEKIFNAFDTRETSIPIGHYTNYSVEPTCGLATLSGFIGPVDEPKFFMDPNRMNARILWFTKGFVEYQSPNFLSLEEKLEMMEISMEISSEFPFSNNNWPSDITFSLNGIELGTWTSPGDFADIRGKYTPDWYPDNLNQYGLLKTIRIMEHGTYMEGEPLSPITIKDIPAYEDTWHLKIEVKDTAKYVGGCTLFGKGFGNYDQDIKIKMFYS, translated from the coding sequence ATGCAATTAGAAATTACTCAGGAAGCATTACCGGTCTATGAAGCATTAGCCAGTAATGTCCGAATAAAAATTATCCAATTATTATCGAAAAATAAAATGAACGTCAAGGAAATTGCTCATGAATTAGGACTGAGTAGTGCCATCGTTACAATGCATATCAAGAAATTAGAAGAAGCTAAAATCATCAAAACTGAACGTATCGGTCAACAGAAAATCTCCAGTTTACGAGTTGATCACATTGATATCAATTTTCCGGAAAAAATTTTCAATGCATTCGACACTCGAGAAACCTCAATTCCAATTGGTCATTACACAAATTACTCCGTGGAACCTACTTGTGGTCTGGCTACTCTTTCTGGATTCATTGGACCTGTTGATGAACCTAAATTTTTTATGGATCCAAATCGAATGAATGCTCGAATTTTGTGGTTCACGAAAGGATTTGTTGAATACCAATCTCCAAATTTCCTATCATTGGAAGAAAAGCTGGAAATGATGGAAATTTCGATGGAGATTTCTTCTGAGTTCCCATTTTCAAATAATAATTGGCCTTCTGATATTACCTTCAGTTTAAATGGGATTGAACTTGGTACTTGGACTAGCCCTGGAGATTTTGCTGATATTCGTGGTAAATATACACCAGATTGGTATCCAGATAATTTAAACCAATATGGTTTATTAAAAACGATTCGAATCATGGAGCATGGTACTTATATGGAAGGAGAGCCTTTATCACCCATCACTATTAAAGATATACCTGCTTATGAAGATACTTGGCACTTGAAAATCGAGGTCAAAGATACAGCAAAATACGTTGGCGGTTGTACCCTCTTTGGAAAAGGTTTTGGTAATTACGACCAAGATATCAAGATCAAAATGTTTTATAGCTAA
- a CDS encoding extracellular solute-binding protein, with protein MKKKLMFIGALLVLVAVALVGFNRYQAAQKEKFTIDFWSPLTGDDGAYMDQIVKEFNEQSDSEYTINHVITSDMYTKLSTVVSSKSGIPDLTLMHSYKVEEFVNSDILDSAEQLMSYQPNLQESNYLDTAWNAGQVEGTQYTIPLDIHASAMYYNTDLLEKYGVTSWLDDDIVTFDEMMSLAGKMEEGDYVVNNALLSWVILAQIRNLGGDISDNSGNPTVNTPEMKEALEKIKALTDAGLMTPYGEDGYLMFQGGNVLFSTDGTWTSTAHDAVEGLNWGVTNIYSTSDEIATNRAASHMFGMLKSEARTEEKEEVIAKFLEFVRTNSIEWAKAGQIVASNDILESDDYKEYPQSFFTSTPEEEETLYIFDYIYFSYVLEALDVYCTDIAYGELDIDEGLATMQQYVEDKIAEVAK; from the coding sequence ATGAAAAAAAAATTAATGTTCATTGGTGCTCTACTTGTTTTGGTTGCTGTTGCATTAGTTGGGTTTAATCGCTATCAAGCTGCCCAAAAAGAAAAATTTACAATTGATTTCTGGTCTCCATTGACTGGTGACGATGGTGCTTATATGGATCAAATCGTAAAAGAGTTTAATGAACAGTCAGATTCAGAATATACGATAAATCATGTTATTACGTCAGATATGTACACAAAACTAAGTACAGTTGTCAGTTCAAAAAGCGGGATTCCCGATTTGACATTGATGCATTCCTATAAAGTCGAGGAGTTTGTTAATTCTGATATTTTAGACTCAGCGGAACAACTGATGTCCTACCAACCGAATCTACAAGAAAGCAATTATTTAGATACTGCTTGGAATGCAGGACAAGTTGAAGGGACTCAATACACTATTCCATTAGATATCCATGCAAGTGCTATGTACTACAATACAGATCTTTTAGAAAAATACGGAGTTACTTCATGGTTAGACGATGATATCGTGACATTTGATGAGATGATGTCATTAGCTGGAAAAATGGAAGAGGGAGACTATGTAGTAAATAATGCGCTGTTATCTTGGGTGATTTTGGCCCAAATCCGCAACTTGGGTGGGGATATCTCTGATAATTCCGGAAATCCAACAGTGAATACACCTGAAATGAAAGAAGCTTTGGAAAAAATAAAAGCGTTAACAGACGCAGGGCTGATGACACCATACGGAGAAGATGGATACCTAATGTTCCAAGGTGGAAATGTTTTATTTTCAACAGATGGTACTTGGACATCCACTGCTCATGATGCCGTTGAAGGTTTGAATTGGGGTGTTACGAATATTTATTCTACTTCGGATGAAATTGCAACAAACAGAGCTGCATCTCACATGTTTGGTATGTTGAAGAGTGAAGCAAGGACAGAAGAAAAAGAAGAAGTTATTGCGAAATTCTTGGAATTCGTTCGGACAAATTCAATCGAATGGGCGAAAGCCGGTCAGATAGTAGCAAGTAATGATATTCTTGAAAGTGACGACTATAAAGAATATCCACAATCATTCTTTACATCAACACCTGAAGAAGAAGAAACCCTGTACATCTTCGATTATATTTATTTCTCATATGTATTAGAAGCATTAGATGTATATTGTACAGATATCGCATATGGAGAATTAGATATAGATGAAGGGCTGGCAACAATGCAACAGTATGTGGAAGACAAAATTGCGGAAGTTGCGAAGTAA
- a CDS encoding carbohydrate ABC transporter permease — translation MTEMKNKKINWTSMAFIGPHMLLFIIFVCIPTIYGIYASFTQWNLISDPVWVGFNNYRTLLFDSSSTFYTQFWNGLKNTFIFVLIMVPLQIIIPLLIAAALQHKKVQFKGFFQAILYIPGLISVSAGSLIWTLIFHSRLGAVNNLFGFDFSWASRQPYAWILIFVVSIWGAIGGNMIIYRSALSGVNEDLYEAAEIDGAGPVQKFFNVTLPSIRFPLLYTVVMTTAGAFNVFAQPLMMTGGGPNQSTTVLMMYIRSLAFSQGESIAGMASAMAVILGIIIMCVSVFQYFLLDRSNT, via the coding sequence ATGACAGAAATGAAAAATAAAAAAATCAATTGGACTTCTATGGCGTTTATCGGACCACACATGCTCCTTTTTATTATCTTTGTATGCATTCCAACCATTTACGGGATTTATGCATCCTTCACACAATGGAACTTGATTTCAGATCCTGTTTGGGTAGGTTTCAATAATTACAGAACATTGCTGTTTGATAGTTCGTCAACATTCTACACGCAATTTTGGAACGGCCTGAAAAATACTTTTATCTTTGTATTGATCATGGTACCGTTGCAAATAATTATCCCGTTGCTGATCGCTGCAGCTCTGCAACATAAAAAAGTACAATTCAAAGGTTTCTTTCAAGCAATTCTATATATTCCAGGTTTGATTTCAGTTTCCGCTGGTTCATTAATCTGGACACTTATTTTTCACTCACGATTAGGTGCAGTTAATAATCTCTTCGGTTTTGATTTTTCATGGGCTTCTAGACAACCATATGCATGGATTTTGATTTTTGTTGTCAGCATCTGGGGAGCGATTGGTGGAAATATGATTATTTACCGTTCAGCTCTATCCGGTGTAAATGAAGATCTTTACGAGGCTGCTGAGATTGACGGAGCAGGACCTGTGCAGAAGTTTTTCAATGTAACGTTGCCATCCATACGTTTTCCCTTATTGTACACAGTTGTGATGACAACCGCAGGTGCGTTCAATGTTTTTGCGCAACCATTAATGATGACTGGCGGTGGACCGAATCAGAGTACAACCGTTTTGATGATGTATATCCGTTCATTGGCATTTAGCCAAGGTGAGTCGATTGCCGGAATGGCATCTGCAATGGCTGTCATTTTAGGAATAATCATTATGTGCGTATCAGTGTTCCAGTATTTCTTACTTGATAGAAGCAATACTTGA
- a CDS encoding carbohydrate ABC transporter permease, with amino-acid sequence MNIKKQNISSALVAYAFLIILCVIWVIPLIFSFATSFRSQTEIVSSGFRLLPVNWILDNYVAILTNTSTAPILQWLSNSLFIAVSHSILVVIVVAVTAYGYGRMRFRYRDRLFYILMGISMFPGVVNLIPSYKIIETFGWVNSSLAMIIPGLAGMGNIFLVRQFMKGIPLEFDESARMDGANEFTIFSEIIVPLIKPVLIVVGLFSFTGSWNDFLWPVIVYTDVRKMPITAGLLLLQDIYGNYRMIGQLMGSALIAIIPTVLLFLFAQKYFIESMNLNAGIKG; translated from the coding sequence ATGAATATAAAAAAACAAAATATTTCGAGCGCATTAGTTGCTTATGCATTTCTGATCATCTTATGTGTTATTTGGGTCATTCCGCTGATTTTTAGTTTTGCGACTTCTTTTCGTTCTCAGACAGAGATTGTTTCATCAGGATTTCGCTTATTGCCTGTGAATTGGATTTTAGATAACTATGTAGCGATCCTGACAAATACATCGACAGCCCCCATCCTGCAATGGCTTTCTAATTCACTCTTTATTGCGGTCAGCCATTCGATTCTAGTTGTGATCGTCGTAGCAGTCACGGCTTACGGATATGGCCGAATGCGGTTTAGATATAGAGATCGCCTTTTCTATATCTTAATGGGAATCTCGATGTTTCCTGGCGTTGTTAATCTGATCCCATCATATAAAATTATTGAAACGTTTGGTTGGGTAAACTCTTCACTTGCCATGATCATTCCAGGTTTAGCCGGTATGGGGAATATTTTTCTCGTAAGACAATTTATGAAAGGGATACCGCTGGAGTTTGATGAGTCTGCTCGTATGGACGGTGCCAATGAATTTACGATTTTTTCAGAGATTATTGTGCCCTTAATAAAACCGGTTCTTATTGTTGTCGGCCTTTTTTCATTTACAGGATCATGGAATGACTTTTTATGGCCGGTTATTGTTTATACGGATGTTAGAAAAATGCCGATTACAGCGGGACTTTTATTGTTACAAGATATCTATGGGAATTACCGAATGATCGGTCAATTAATGGGGTCTGCATTGATTGCTATTATTCCCACAGTGTTGTTGTTTTTATTCGCTCAAAAATACTTTATTGAATCAATGAATCTAAATGCAGGTATCAAAGGGTAG
- a CDS encoding family 43 glycosylhydrolase: protein MAENYVKPIVLERADPWIYKHSDGYYYFTGSKPGYQEIEIRRAKKLSDLENGESKVVWTAHEQGPMSQLIWAPELHFIHGKWYIYFAASDDAKVRDEQHHHRMYVIENSNEDPFEGTWQEKGQIKTQFESFSLDATVFEHRNKLYYVWAQLDPNIPGNSNLYLSEMQNPWTLKGKQILLSMPTYDWEKRGFMVNEAPAVILRNGKVFITYSASATDENYAMGLLWANEESDLLNGYSWHKEKEPVFSSSERNSLYGPGHNSFTIDEENIRDVLVYHARPEKNKTGDPLENPNRHAYIQIFSWDENGMPVFGEPGTVSGVLSGV from the coding sequence ATGGCAGAAAATTACGTGAAACCTATTGTACTTGAGCGAGCGGATCCATGGATCTACAAGCATTCCGATGGCTACTATTATTTTACGGGATCCAAACCTGGTTATCAGGAAATTGAGATCCGTAGAGCAAAAAAACTAAGTGATTTAGAGAATGGGGAATCAAAAGTTGTTTGGACTGCTCATGAACAAGGTCCGATGAGTCAGTTGATCTGGGCCCCTGAACTCCATTTTATACATGGAAAGTGGTATATCTATTTTGCAGCCTCCGATGATGCAAAGGTAAGAGATGAACAACATCATCATCGAATGTATGTAATCGAAAACAGCAATGAGGATCCTTTTGAAGGAACGTGGCAAGAAAAAGGTCAGATCAAAACTCAATTTGAAAGCTTCAGTTTAGACGCTACCGTTTTTGAGCATCGGAATAAGTTGTATTATGTTTGGGCGCAACTAGATCCTAATATTCCTGGAAATTCAAATCTTTATTTATCAGAGATGCAGAACCCTTGGACTCTAAAAGGAAAACAAATCCTTTTAAGTATGCCGACTTATGATTGGGAAAAGAGAGGTTTCATGGTCAATGAAGCACCCGCTGTTATTTTGAGAAATGGAAAAGTGTTCATTACTTATTCTGCCAGTGCGACTGATGAAAATTATGCAATGGGACTACTATGGGCTAATGAGGAAAGTGATCTGTTAAACGGATATTCATGGCACAAAGAAAAAGAACCGGTCTTTTCAAGTTCGGAAAGAAACTCTCTTTATGGACCTGGACACAATTCTTTTACAATTGACGAAGAAAACATTCGAGATGTTCTTGTTTACCATGCTCGTCCAGAGAAAAACAAAACTGGTGATCCTCTTGAAAATCCCAATAGACATGCTTATATTCAGATATTTTCTTGGGATGAAAACGGTATGCCGGTTTTTGGAGAACCTGGAACTGTCAGCGGCGTATTAAGCGGCGTATAA
- a CDS encoding glycoside hydrolase family 43 protein, with product MGCQLSRDVSALPQNEWTTTNQARVSIHDPSVTSIKDDQGNEIFYLFGSHIAQAKTEDFLAWEVPFVNEYENMDDNLLFGKTKENLAETFKWAGYDDADSAGGFNIWAPDVIWNDSYEWSDGSKGAYMLYYSASSTWRRSAIGFAVAKTIEGPYTYDSTIVYSGFTEKDSTDGSERNTNYGNTNLKRLIDDKSINGFSEKWVIEDGLTYNTDYAPNAIDPALFYDEDGRLWMTYGSWSGGIYILELDPKNGQPIYPGEDGLTSDGRTIDRYFGTKLSGGYHQSGEGAYIVYDEDTDYYYLFVTYGGLSAKGGYNMRLFRSESPEGPYLDAKGNSPIIEKGEQNIKYGIKLMGNYQFAHQRTGFRAAGHNSVIIDENGDWYLVFHTRFNNGSEVHEVRVHSMYMNEDGWPVPAPFEYRDNEEIAENMKDSQIAGRYEIINHGTDNGKTMIKSQVIELLENGEIKGDLSGKWSHSKGAITLTIGENIFKGTLLEQQIDATGERTSLTFSTIGNNNESIWGNKQD from the coding sequence ATGGGTTGTCAATTAAGCAGAGATGTGAGTGCGCTTCCGCAAAATGAGTGGACAACTACAAATCAAGCAAGAGTATCGATCCATGACCCGTCAGTTACTTCAATTAAAGATGACCAAGGAAATGAAATTTTTTATCTTTTTGGTTCTCATATCGCACAAGCGAAAACGGAAGATTTCTTAGCTTGGGAGGTACCCTTCGTTAATGAGTATGAGAATATGGATGACAACCTTTTGTTTGGAAAAACAAAAGAAAATCTTGCAGAAACTTTTAAATGGGCCGGATATGATGATGCTGATTCGGCTGGCGGATTTAATATCTGGGCGCCAGACGTAATCTGGAATGATTCCTATGAATGGAGCGACGGTTCGAAGGGCGCCTACATGCTTTATTATTCTGCTAGCTCAACATGGCGAAGATCTGCGATTGGGTTTGCTGTAGCCAAAACGATCGAAGGACCTTATACCTACGATTCAACGATAGTTTATTCAGGATTCACTGAAAAAGATTCAACTGATGGTAGTGAACGAAATACAAACTATGGCAACACGAATTTAAAAAGATTGATAGATGACAAGAGTATCAATGGGTTTAGCGAGAAATGGGTAATCGAAGATGGGCTGACCTACAATACGGATTATGCACCAAATGCTATTGATCCGGCTCTTTTCTACGATGAAGATGGTAGATTATGGATGACTTACGGATCATGGTCTGGAGGTATTTACATTCTAGAACTCGATCCTAAGAACGGTCAACCAATTTATCCAGGAGAAGACGGCTTAACAAGTGACGGAAGGACGATCGATCGCTATTTCGGTACGAAACTATCGGGCGGTTATCATCAATCTGGAGAAGGCGCGTATATTGTTTATGATGAAGATACAGATTATTATTATCTTTTTGTGACTTATGGAGGGCTTTCGGCAAAAGGCGGCTATAATATGCGGCTTTTTAGATCTGAATCTCCAGAAGGACCATATTTAGATGCCAAAGGCAATTCTCCTATTATTGAAAAAGGGGAACAAAATATCAAGTATGGCATTAAATTAATGGGCAACTACCAATTTGCACATCAGAGGACCGGCTTCAGAGCGGCAGGCCATAATTCCGTAATTATTGATGAAAATGGGGATTGGTATCTGGTTTTTCATACTCGCTTCAATAATGGGTCAGAAGTACACGAGGTTCGTGTTCATTCAATGTACATGAACGAAGACGGATGGCCAGTACCTGCTCCGTTTGAATACCGGGATAATGAAGAAATCGCAGAAAATATGAAAGATTCTCAAATTGCTGGCAGGTATGAAATAATCAACCATGGAACTGATAACGGAAAAACAATGATAAAATCACAAGTTATTGAATTACTGGAAAATGGAGAAATCAAAGGAGATCTCTCAGGAAAGTGGTCTCATTCAAAAGGTGCTATTACTCTGACCATCGGGGAAAACATTTTTAAAGGAACTTTATTAGAACAACAAATTGATGCGACTGGAGAACGAACATCTCTTACTTTTTCAACGATAGGCAATAATAACGAGTCTATTTGGGGAAATAAACAGGATTAG
- a CDS encoding alpha-N-arabinofuranosidase — MTIKVLNTKSDVTISKYIYGHFSEHLGRCIYEGLYVGEDSTIPNKNGMRTDVVEALKNIKIPVLRWPGGCFADEYHWKDGIGPKEKRKTIVNTHWGGVTENNHFGTHEFFELIKQLECDAYVNGNVGSGTVQEMSEWVEYITMNGISPMADWRRENGQDESWNMKFFGVGNENWGCGGNMRPEYYADLYRRYQTYVRQYGDQKIYKVAGGANVDDYHWTETLMKNAHWLMDGLSLHYYVHPQGWEKKGSALEFDEAEWFVTCEKAAYMDELITRHSAIMDQYDPEKRVGIIVDEWGTWFTAEPGTNPGFLYQQNTIRDAMVAAITLNIFHKHAERVHMANIAQTVNVLQAMILTDGEKMIKTPSYHVFDLYKVHQDAQRVESHGEVGDTITYTISKQKDTIHLSICNFAVSGSEKINFGFETAIKHVKEARYIVGDKMNAHNDFDHPEDISIQTFDDYQTNNNGLTVNVPAMSVLTISIEV, encoded by the coding sequence ATGACAATCAAAGTATTAAATACAAAATCAGACGTTACTATCAGCAAATATATCTATGGACACTTCTCTGAACATCTAGGCAGATGTATTTATGAAGGGCTTTACGTGGGAGAGGATTCTACGATCCCAAACAAAAACGGAATGCGAACAGATGTCGTAGAAGCCTTGAAGAACATAAAAATACCTGTGCTGCGTTGGCCAGGAGGATGCTTTGCGGATGAATACCATTGGAAAGATGGAATTGGACCTAAAGAAAAGCGCAAAACTATTGTTAACACTCATTGGGGCGGCGTGACGGAAAACAACCATTTCGGAACCCATGAGTTTTTTGAACTAATCAAACAATTAGAATGCGATGCCTATGTGAATGGGAATGTTGGGAGCGGCACGGTCCAAGAGATGTCTGAATGGGTCGAATACATCACTATGAATGGTATCTCCCCAATGGCTGATTGGCGTCGTGAAAATGGACAAGATGAATCTTGGAATATGAAATTTTTTGGTGTCGGTAATGAAAACTGGGGTTGTGGGGGGAATATGCGTCCTGAATATTACGCAGATCTTTATCGACGTTACCAAACTTATGTACGTCAATATGGAGACCAAAAGATTTATAAAGTCGCTGGTGGGGCAAATGTCGATGATTATCACTGGACAGAAACATTGATGAAGAACGCTCACTGGTTGATGGACGGTCTGAGTCTCCACTATTATGTTCATCCACAAGGTTGGGAAAAAAAAGGAAGTGCTTTAGAATTTGACGAGGCTGAATGGTTTGTGACATGTGAAAAAGCAGCTTATATGGATGAATTGATCACTCGCCATAGCGCCATCATGGATCAATACGATCCAGAAAAACGTGTGGGGATTATCGTCGATGAATGGGGAACTTGGTTTACTGCTGAACCAGGGACCAATCCTGGTTTCTTATATCAACAAAACACAATTCGGGATGCCATGGTAGCAGCTATCACCCTAAATATATTCCACAAACATGCGGAACGGGTCCATATGGCAAACATCGCTCAAACGGTCAATGTCTTACAGGCAATGATTTTGACAGATGGAGAAAAAATGATTAAAACGCCAAGTTATCATGTTTTTGATCTGTATAAAGTTCATCAGGATGCCCAACGAGTTGAAAGTCATGGGGAAGTCGGAGATACAATCACTTACACGATCTCGAAACAAAAGGATACAATTCATTTGTCGATCTGCAACTTCGCAGTTTCAGGTTCGGAGAAAATCAATTTCGGTTTTGAGACAGCAATTAAACATGTGAAAGAGGCACGTTATATTGTTGGAGATAAGATGAATGCTCATAATGATTTTGATCATCCAGAAGATATCTCGATTCAGACTTTTGATGATTACCAAACAAACAATAATGGATTAACAGTTAATGTACCAGCAATGAGTGTTTTGACAATTTCTATAGAGGTCTAA
- a CDS encoding DUF6171 family protein gives MSCKGCDIKETASSVNVDLLIEEQLSIEVDLAASDVVQKRIAICENCPFRLNHTCTKCGCFYKFRAHLSKKYCPAGMWEKILGKTGQISN, from the coding sequence ATGTCTTGCAAAGGGTGCGACATCAAAGAAACAGCATCGTCAGTCAATGTAGATTTATTGATTGAAGAGCAGTTATCTATTGAAGTCGATCTTGCTGCTTCTGATGTCGTTCAAAAACGAATCGCCATTTGTGAAAACTGCCCATTTCGGTTAAATCATACTTGTACAAAATGCGGCTGCTTTTACAAATTTCGTGCGCATCTATCAAAAAAATACTGTCCTGCAGGAATGTGGGAAAAAATACTGGGAAAAACAGGGCAGATCAGTAACTGA